The genomic window ACCTGACGCACCGTCTGCGGATCGAAACCCGGCACGGTCAGGGTGTCGGTCGCCTGGAGGGGCTTGGCCTTGCGGCGCAGCACGGGGTCACCGTACAGGCGCAGCGGGTACACGCGGGGAGAGGCAGGGTCGCTCACAATACTCCTGTTTTACCAGACGCCCCCGGAAGCGACCCTGCCCTGACATCCAGATCGCGCCGGGCGGCGGGTGGTGAAAGCGTGAAGTGCGCCTTAAAGAAACCGGCCCACGCGGGTCAGGCTCAGCTGCTCAGATGACCGGACGACCCTCGCCCCCCCGTCCTGCCTTCAAGGAGCCCCTCATGCGACCCAACCTGCTGACCCTGACCGCCACCCTGGCCCTGACCGCGCCCCTGCAACTCGCCGCCGCGCAGACCGACACCACCCAGGCCACCACGACGACCCAGACGCCCGCCGCGCTCGCCGCCGACGCCCGCACCCTGGCCGACAAGGCCCGCGCCACCTACCCCAAAGGCAGCGCGAACATCGACCAGACCCTCTGGAAGCAGGCCGCCGCCGCCGCCGAGGCCGCCGTCGCCGCCGCGCCCGGCAACCCCGAGTACCTGAAACTCCGCGCGAACATCTACACCGAAGTCGGCTTCTGGAAACAGGCCGAGACCACCTGGACCGCGTACTTCCAGGCCGCGCCCAGCGCCGCGCAGAACACCCCCGAAGCGAAGAGCGCCGCCACGGTCCAGTACAACCTCGGGTACGCCGCGTACACCCGCAACCAGCCCGATCAGGCGGCGAAGTTCTTCGACACCTGCCTGACCTTCGACCCCGCCAGCGCCCCCTGCGCCACCTGGGCCGCCCGCACCGCACTCGAAGCCGGGCAGTACGCCCAGGCCCGCACGCTGTACGACCGGGCGCTGACCCTGAACCCCGGCGACAAGACCCTGGCGTACTTCCGCGCCCTGACCGACAAGGCCGCGCAGTACGGCCCCGCCGCCACCCGCGCCTTCAGCCGCGCCTACGGCGACCTGGACGCCGGACGCAAAGCCCAGGCCCTCGCCGGATTCCAGGAAGCCGCCCGCAGCGCCCCCAACTTCGCCGACGCGCAGCGCGAAGCCGGCCGCCTCGCCCTCGACCTGAACAACACCCAGGCCGCCCTGGACGCCTACAAGGCACTCAGCGCCCTGCCCGGCATGACCGCCAGCGACAGGTACAACCTCGCCCTCGCCCAGGAAGCCCAGACCTACGGCCTCCAGGCCGTCCGCACCTACCGCGCCGCCTACGCCAAGTACGCCGCCGGGGACAAGACCGCCGCCGAAGCAGGCTTCCAGGCCGCCACCACCCAGAACCCCAGGTACGCCAAAGCCTGGGCATGGCTGGGCCGCACCCGCTACGAACGTAAGGACTACCCCGGCGCGACCGCCGCGTACACCCAGGCCGTCACCCTGGACCCCACCGACAAGAGCAGCGCGTACTACCTGAAACTCGCCCAGCAGGGCAAATAACGTCGGAAGAAAAACGGCCCCCTCAGCGCAGGGGGCCGCTTCGCCGTTCAATCCGGGATGAGGTCGTGCGGGTCGGGCGTCAGGCACGCGGCCCACGCGGCCTCGAACTCCGCGCGGTCCAGGCCCCGGCCGATCACCACGAGTTCCGACGTGCCGTCGCCAGCCTCCCAGGCGTCGGCGGTGAACAGGTCCCGCACCGCCTGGAACAGGATGCGCTGCGGGTACCCGAACAGATCGAGGAACCCCTTGGCGCGCAGCACCTCCGCCGGGCGGGACAGCAGGTAGTCGGTCATGAACCGCTGCCACGCGTACGGGTCCAGGGAGCGGTCGGCGCGCAGCGTGAAGGACTTCAGGCCCGGCGTGTGCGCCGCGCGGGTATCCACGCCGTCCAGCACGCGCGGGTCGAAGTCGTCGCGGGCCAGCAGCGCTTCCGCGTCGATCTGCCCCTGCTCCACACGCTTGATGTCGGCCAGGGGGTTCACGCCGCGCAGCACGCCCTGCGCGTGATCCAGCAGGGCCGGGTCGGCGAGGTCGGTCTTGTTCAGCACGACCACGTTCGCGTACGCCAGCTGCCGCGCCGCCTCCGGATGCTCCCGCAGGGTCTGCAGGGCGTGCCGGGCGTCCACGACCGCCACGAGCGTCGTCACGCGGAACGCCGCGCGCACCGAGCGTTCCAGCAGCGTCGTCAGCACTGGCGTCGGGTCGGCCACGCCGCTCAGCTCCACGATCACCGCGTCCGGTTTCTGCTCTCGCATGGCGATCGTCACCAGCGCCCGCAGCAGATCATCCCGGCCCGTGCAGCACAGGCACCCGGCCGTCAGTTCCGTCACGTCATCCTGCAGCCGCTCGATCAGGCTGCCGTCCACGCCCTGCGCGCCGAACTCGTTCACGATCACACCCAGCCGGTGCGGCAGCGACCGGATCAGGTGATTCACCAGCGTCGTCTTCCCGGCCCCCAGAAAGCCGCCCACCACCACCACAGGAATCCGGTCATCCGGCCGCGCACTCGTCATGCCGCGCAGCATACGGGGTGACCGGCGCGGGAAATGGAACGGGGAAGGCGGGACTCCTCACAGGCAGGCGCGTGCGGGTGGCGTAGCCTCTGGCCCATGCCTGCCCCGAGTTCGTCCGTGTTGCGCCGCCTGTACGGGCTGCTGGGGCCCTACCGCCGCACGGTGGGCGCGGGGCTGCTGCTGTTGCTGGGGAGCGTGGCGGCGGAACTGTACCCGCCGCTCGTGTGGATCCGCGTGGTGGACCACGGGATTCCGAACCGCGACTGGACGTTCATCGGGTGGCAGCTGGTGCTGCTGGTGGCGGTGTTCGGCGTGCAGCAGGGCCTGTCGGCGTGGCGGGGGCTGCTGCTGGAGCGGGCGGGGCAGGCGTTCACGCGCGACCTGCGCCTCACGCTGTACCGGAAGTTGCAGGGGCAGTCGGCGGCGTACTTCGAGGGGCAGCGGACCGGGGACCTGATCGCCCGCGTGACCGGGGACGTGGACGCGCTGCAGGACGTGCTGGTGCGCGGCACGGACGCCGTGCTGGCGAACGCCCTGCGATTGATCGGCGTGATCGGGATCTTCATCGCGCTGCAACCGCTGCTGGGCGTCCTGACGACCCTCCCGATGATCGCCGTGGCACTCATGCTGCGCCGGTACGCGCGCACGGTGCGGCCCGCGTACCGCGCGGCGCGCGCCCGCCTGGGTGACCTGAGTGCGCTGATCACGGACCGCCTGAGCGGCATCCGCGTGGTGCAGGGCTTCGCGCGGGAGAACGCCGAGGCCGAGCGCATCCGCGCCCTGGGCGACGAGCTGTACGCCGAGGGCGTGAAGGCCGTCACCATCCGCAACCGCGCCTTTCCCCGCGCGCGCTTCGTGGGGAACCTGGGGAACCTGATCATGCTGGGCGGCGGCGCGTGGCTGATCATGGCCGGGCAGTTCACGCTCGGCGGCCTCCTCGCGTACCGCGGGTACGGGCGGTACTTCTACGGTCCGATCGACGACCTCGTGAACATCGGCGACCTGCTCCAGCGGGCCGAGGCGAGCGGACGGCGGGTGTTCGAGGTGCTCGACGCGCCCGTCCCCGTGCAGGACTGGCCCGGCGCGCAGCCCCTGCCGCAACCCGTACGCGGTGACCTGCGCTTCGAGAACGTCACGTTCGGGTACGACCCCGCCCGGCCCATCCTGCGGGACGTCACGCTGCACATCCCGGCCGGGCAGCGCGTCGCCCTCCTCGGCGAGAGCGGGGCGGGCAAGAGCACCCTGCTCGCCCTCGTCACCCGCACCTTCGACCCGCAACAGGGCCGCGTGACGCTCGACGGGCACGACCTGTGCGACCTCACCCTGCGCAGCCTGCGGAAGAACGCCGCCGTCATGGCGCAGGACACCTTCCTGTTCCACGACACGGTGCTGAACAACGTCCGCTACGCCCGACCCGACGCCACCGACACCGAGGTCGAGGCCGCCCTGCGCGCCGCGCACGCCCACACCTTCGTCCACGCCCTCCCGGACGGCCTCCAGACCGTCGTGGGGGAACGTGGCGTGCGGCTCAGCGGCGGGCAACGCCAGCGGCTCTCCATCGCCCGCACACTCCTGGCCCGGCCCAGCCTCCTGCTGCTGGACGAACCCACGAGCGCCGTCGACGCCGAGAGCGAAACCCAGGTCGTCGCCGCCCTGGACGAACTCACGCGCGGCCGCACCGCGCTGATCGTCACGCACCGCCCCAGCCTCGCCCGTACCGCCGACCGCGTCATCGTCCTCGCGGGCGGCGTGATCGTCGAGGACGGCCACCCCGACACCCTCCGCCGACGCGGCGGCGCGTACGCCACGCTGGAACGCCAGATGGGCGGCGAGCTCACGCCCGAGGTGACGGGCTGAGCCTTACAGCCCGCCTCTCGGGTTCACGTCCACTCTGATTTTCGCTTTCCAGGTGCGGGTGTCGAGGATGCGCAGGAGTTCGCCGAGGCGGGTGTCGTTCCGGGCGCGCAGGAAGAGGTGGTAGGGGTACACGCCGCGCACCCGGGCGACCGGGCTGGGCGCGGGGCCGAGGACCTCGTGCGCGGTGGCTCCGGCGCCGTGGAGGGCGTCGGCGAGGTCCTGCGCGGCGGCCTGGGCTTTGTGTTGGTCGCGGGCGCTGATTTCGATCTGCGCGAGGCGGGCGTGGGGGGGGTAGTTCAGGGCGGCGCGGGCGCGTTCCTCGGCGGCGGGGTACGCGAGGGTGTCGCGGCCGTCGACCATGACTTTCAGGGCGGGGTGGTCGGCCTGGAAGGTCTGCACGAGGATCATGGGGGCGCGGGTGGGGTGCCACTCGGCGAGTTGCCGCAGCAGGCGGTGGTAGCGTTCGCTGGCGCGGAAGTCGCTGACGTTCAGCCACGTGTCGGCCAGGGTCACGCCGATCAGCGCGAGGTCCGGCGGTGGCTCGTGGGACAGGAGGAGTTGCGTGCCGATGACGACGCCGCTCTCGCCGCGCATCAGGGGTGTGAGGTCGTCCTGGCGGTCCTTGTCGAGGCGGTAGACGGGGAAGCCGGGGAGGAGTTTCTGGACTTCCTGCGCGATCCATTCGGTGCCGGGGCCGCGCGCCTGCCACATGGGGTCGCCGCACTGGTCGCAGCGTTCGGGGATGGGCTGGTGGTACCCGCACTGGTGGCAGGTGAGCTGCCTCCCCTCGCGGTGGAAGCGCAGCGGGACGTCGCAGTTGCGGCACTGCGGGGTGTGGTCGCAGCTGGGGCAGCGCAGCAGGGCGCTGTACCCGCGCCGGGGCGCGAGCAGGGCCGCCTGACGGCCGCGTTCCTGCACCTGCCGCAGCACGCGGGCGAGGTCGTGACTGAGCGGGTAGCCCTGATCCCCGAGGCGCAGGTGGACGCTGGACAGCGGTCCCAGTTCGGGCTGCTCGGGCGGGTTGGCGTAGTCGACGACGTGCACGCGGGCGCGTGGGGGTGGGAGGACCGCGCCGGGGTGCGGGACGCTCTCGGCGGCGGGTGTGGTGCCCACGAGGGCCAGGGCGGCGTCGTGCGCGGCGGCGAGGCGCGTGGCGAGGTCCGGCAGGAACGCGCGGCTGCCGCTCAGGAGTTTGTGCGCGTCGCTGGCCTCCTCCAGCACGATGATCAGCGCGAGGTCGTCCAGCGGGGCGGCCAGCGCGTGCCCGCTGCCGATGACGAGCCGGGCCTCGCCCGTGCGGATGAGCTGCCAGGTGTGGGCGCGCTGCGGTTCGCTGAGGGTGCCGGTCAGCTGCGCGGCCCGCGTGCCCGCGTGCGTGGCGAGGCCGGAGAGGCCCTCCCAGGCGCGGCGGAGTGTGGCGTGGTCCGGCGCGAGGACCAGCACGCCGCGCCCCTGCGTGAGGAGTCGCGTGACGCGCGGGGCGAGCAGCGCGAAGCGCGCGTGGGCGCGGCCCCCGTGCAGCCGCCACACCGGGCCCTCCGGAAGCGGGTCGGGCGCACCGGCGGGGTCGGGCTGCGGGTGCGGTTCCGGCAGGGCGGGTGGGGGCTGCGGGACCTCGATGGTGTCGGCCCAGCCGCGCAGGGCCAGCGTGCCTGCCTGAGTGGGCGTCAGCGGCACCCCGTCCGCCGAGGCGCTGTTCGCCCACGCGGCGTAGGTGTCCACCGGGCCGTGCTCGTGCAGCCACGTCCAGGCGGGCGGCGCGGGGGCATCGACCAGCGTGTACTCGGCGCCGCCCGCGTTCAGGGCCGCCGTCACCACGCCGTTGCTGACGCCCGCGCCCTTCGCCCAGGCGCTCAGGGTGTCGCAGGGACCGTGTTCCGTCAGCCACGCGGCGGCCTGCGCCTGCTTCGCCGTCAGGCCCGCCGGGGCCGGGGTCACGGCGCTCAGGACCGTCGCGGTGCGGCTGGCGGGCGGCACCTCGTCCAGGGGGCGGGCGGCGACCGCGCCGCGCATCCGGGGGCGGGGCGTGAAGCGTTCCTCCAGCAGGCCCTGCTCGCGGATGGCGTCCAGCAGCGCGTCCGGGAACGCCCCGGCGTCGGTCCAGCGTGCGGTGGGCGGGCGGCGCGCGAACATGCTCAGGTCCGCGCCCGCCACCGCGCGGACCATGTGCGTCACCTCGGCCTGCCAGCCCACGCCCAGCAGGTCGCCCCAGATCAGCCCGGCGGGAATGCGGGCGTCCGCCGCCCAGCCCTGCACGCCCGACACGGTCGCCGGGGTCACCCAGGGACACCCGGGGTCGTCCAGCACATGCACGGCCTCCCGCAGGCGGTGCCCGCCGCGCCCGTCACCACTGCCGACGACCAGTCCGACATCCAGCGCGCCGCGCCACGGCACCAGCACCCGGCAACCCAGCGGCGCGGGGGCGGCCCAGCCGTGCGGCGGGGCGAAATCACACGGCCCGATGGGCAGATTCACGACCACCAGCCAGGATTCCAGAGAGGGGGCGGCGGGTGGGGTCATCAAGCCTCCGTCCCGACCGGCGCGCCGCGCTGATCGGGGCCGAGCGGAGCGAGCAGGAGCAGGGCGGCTTCCGGGCGTGGAGCCCTCGACTCGGTGCCGTTCCGGGTTGAGGGCGAAACAGACGGAAGCCGCATCACGTGCTTCAGGCTAGCGCGACCCGTGCCCCGGCAACGGTGAGGCAGTACCCTCGGGCGGATGACCGGAGCGGCGGGGGGCGTGGACATACGCAGGGGCGTGCTGCTGGGCGTGACGTCCGCCGCGGCGTTCGGGACGCTGGGCATCTGGGGGAAACTGGCGGGGCAGGGGGGCCTGTCGTCCTTCACGACGCTGGGCTGGCGGTTCCTGATCGTGGCGGCGCTGCTCCTGCCCCTCAGTTCGCGCGGCGTCACGGGCGCGCAGCGGGCGCGGATGCTGGGCGTGGGCCTGCTGTACACCCTGGCGACCACCTGTTACTTCGGGGCGCTGGAGCGGGTGTCGGCGGGCGCGACGTCGCTGCTGCTGTACCTCGCCCCGGCATTCGTGATCCTGCTGTCCTGGGGGCTGGGCCGCGCGCCGCGCCGCACGCAGCTGGGCGCGGTGGCGCTGGCGGGGGCGGGGCTGGCGCTGGTGGTGGGCCTGCCGTCCGCCGCGGACCGGGACGCCGTGGGGCTGGGTTTCGCGGCGGGGGCGGGCGCGCTGTACGCCGGGTACCTGGTGGCCAGCGAGCGGCTGCTGGGCGGCGTGAGCGCCCTGGCCGCCACCGCGCACATGGCGCTGGTCAGCGGGGTGGTGTTCGCCGTGCTGGCCGCCGCGCAGGGCACGCTGCGCGTCCCTGTGGGCGCGGCTCAGTGGGGGCCGATCCTGGCGCTGGCGCTGCTGCCCACCATCGTCGCGGTGCCCGCCCTGTACGGCGCGATCCGGCACCTGGGCGCCACGCGCGCCAGCCTGCTGGGCACCCTGGAACCCCTGGTCACGGTCGCGCTGGCCGCCGTCATCCTGCGCGAGCAACCGGGTCCCGGCGCGGCACTGGGCGGCCTGTTGATCCTCGCGGGCGCGTTGCTGGCCCAGTGGCCCGCGAAAGTTACTCCTGCGGTTGCCCCGGCGGCAGCGGACGTGGTGGCGGCGCGTACACCGCGCGGGCCGGAACGCTGAGCGTCTCCCGTTCGGGGTAGCGCAGCGCGGTCAGCGCCCCGCCGAACGCGCAGCCGGTGTCGAGGTTCACGGTGTTCCCCACCCAGCGCGGCGCGGCGTGCGGCGTGTGCCCGTAAGCGACCAGCGGCGCGCCCGCGTACCCGGCCGCCCAGTCGCGCCGCACCGGGAGGCCCAGGTCGTCGCGTTCGCCGGTCGTGTCGCCGTACAGCGCGAAACTCCGCGCGCGGCCACTTCCGCGCCCGTGCAGGTGCGCCGGGAGGCCCCCGTGCGCCGCGATCAGCCGCCCCCCGTCCAGCACGAGGTGCGCCGGGAGCCCCTCCAGAAAGGTACGCACCTGCTCCTGGAACGCCGGGCCGGCGGCCTGCAACTCCGCGAGGGTCACGTCCAGCCCGTGCAGAGGCTTCACCGCCTTGCCGCTCAGGGCCCGCAGGAGCTTCTCGTCGTGGTTGCCGGTCACGCACAGCGCCGCGCCCGACGCCACCATGCCCATCACGAGCCGCAGGACGCCCGCGCTGTCCGGCCCCCGGTCGGTCAGGTCGCCCAGGAACACCGCCGTGCGGCCCGCCGGGGGCGTCACCGACTCCCCGTCGAGGACGTACCCGAGGCGGGTCAGCAGGTCGAGCAGTTCTTCCAGGCAGCCGTGCACGTCCCCGATCAGGTCGAACGGCCCGTGCAGGTCCCGCCGGTCCACCCGCAGCGGCACGCGCTGCACGCCCACCCGCCCGATCTGCTCGCCGCGCAGGTGCCACGCCTGCCGGAACCCCTCGGCCCGCAGGCCACCCGCCGTGCGCCGCAACTCCGAGACCTGCGCGATCAGCTCCTCGCGGCTCAGGGTGCCCCCGGCGCGGGCCTCCAGCACGGCGCGGTCCTCGTCGAGCAGCACGGCGACCGCCTTCACGTCGTGCTCGCGGGCCAGGGCCGACCAGGGCGCACGGTCCAGGGGCCGGGTGGCCGGGGCGATCACGACCGCCAGTTCACCCGCCGCCAGCTGCGCCGCGACCGCCGCGCGCAGGGCGTCCGCGTCCGGGAAGGCCCGCGCGTCGAACACCTCCTCCGGCGCGAAGTGCCGCGCGAACGCCGCCCGGCCCGAACCCGGCGCGCCCACGAGCAGCACCAGCGCCAGCGCGGGCAGCTCGATCACGTCGGGGGCGGCGGTCAGGGTCACGCCCTGCATCCTCGCACAGCTACCCCAGAGCAGACGAGGCTCCCCCAGCCTGCAAACTGACGGGCAGCTGATCTTGCGAGCTTCACCGCAGCTTCATGCTCCCCTCAGTCCGTACCATGCGCGCGATGCGCCGCTCCGTCCTCCTGCTGCCCCTGCTGATCGGCTCGCTGAGCACGGCCACCACCTCGCCCCGCAGCGCTGACCAGTGGTACGCGCAGGGCCGCGCGCAGGCCCGCGCCGGACAGTGGACGGCCGCCGAGAGCGCCTACCGGCAGGCGACCACCCTGAACCCCACCGCCGCGAACTGGCGCGCCCTGGCCGACACGCGCGTGCAGCTGCGCGATTACGACGGTGCCGTGCAGGCCTACGCGCAGGCCGCCGGACTGGCCCGCGCGCGCGGCGACCTGAATACCGCCCGCGCCACCGACCTGATCGCCGCCCGCTACCGCCAGGAAGGGCAGGCGTATCTGCTGACCCCCGCGCCCCTGACCCCCGAACCCCTGCCCGGCTGCGTGGCGCGGCCCGCCCGCCTGGAACCCGCCTCCGGCATCCTGCTGGGCCGCTACGCCGACGAGCAGGCCCTGACCTCCACCGGTCAGCTGCGCGCCGAGCCCGGACTGGGCGGCCCGCTGGCCGTGACTTTCCGGTACTTCACGCTGCGCGCCCCCGGCCGCGGCGAAGTCTTTCCCACCCGCTGGGTGCGCGCCGCGCGGCAGGCCGGGATGGCCGTCCACATCGCACTGGAACCCGGAATGCCCCTGCGGCAGATCACCGAGCAGACCCTCGTGCCCTTCGCGAAGGCCGCCCGCGCCTCCGGCGTGCCGGTCTACCTGCGCTTTGCCGGGGAGTTCAACGACCCCGCCAACGAGTGGAGCCGCGACCCCGCGCTGTACCGCGCCAAGTTCCGCCTCGTGCACAGCGTCATGCGCAGACACGCGCCGAACGTCGCGCTGGTCTGGATGCCGATGGGCACCCGCCTGGACGTCGTGGGCAGCTACTACCCCGGCGCGGACGCCGTGGACTGGGTGGGCCTGAGCGCATACGCCACGCCCTTCCGCAACGGCAACGTCCGCGACAGCGCCCTGAACGACAGCCCGCTGGACGCGCTGGACGTCATCTACCGCCGCTACGCCTGCGCGCACCCCATCCAGATCAGCGAATTCGCGTCCTCTAGCCGCAGCGGCGCCCAGCCCGCCACCGGGTACGGCACGTTCGCCGCCGCGAAACTCCGCGAAACGTACTGGGGCGCCGCCCTGAAATACCCCCGCGTGAAGAACATCAACTGGCTGGACCTGAACATGCTCGGCAACCCCTACGTGCAGCCCCGCCCCCTCACGCGCCGCAACGACTACCGCCTGATCGGCAGCCCCGAGAAACTCGCCGCGTTCCGCGAACTCCTCACCCACCCCACCTTCCTCTCGCGGCCCGGGAGCGGCGCGGCCCTCGTCCCTCAGGCGCTTCCCGCCACCGTCAGCAGCGGCGCGCCCCACAGCGGCAACCTCTGGATCAAGACCGTGGACGCGCCCGCCCGCGTGACCCTCAGCCTCGACGGGCAGCCCGTCCCGGTCGGACAGACCCTCCCGTACGCGTTCACGCTGGGCACCCTGGACCCCGGCGCGCACACCCTGACCGTCACCGTGCACAACCGGCAGGGCGAGGTGATCCTGACCCGCACCACCCCCTTCAGCGCGCAGTGAGCGGCAGCGCCCCCAGGCGCACCTGCACCACCCAGTCGCTCACGGCCCGCTGCGCCGCATCGGGCACGGCGTCCGGCAGCGGTGTCGAGAGGGGCGCGGCCTCCAGCTCCGCGAGCAGCCGCCGGTGCGCGGCGCGGTACACGTCCAGCGGCTCCGGCAGGGGCTCCGCCTCCCGGCCCGACCGCTTCAGGGCCATCAGGTCCTCCAGGAACGGCAGGCGCGCCCCGGCGTTCAGCGCGCCCAGGTTCGCCTCCACCTCACCGGTGCGCAGCAGGTGCAGCCCGGTCAGCACCGTCCGGAACGCGTACAGCAGCGGCTTCACCCGAGGGCCCTCGGGCGTGGCGGCCTCCTTCTCCAGCAGCCGCCACTGGTTCACCGTGAACCCCAGGTAATGCCCCGCGTGATGCCGGGTCAGCACCCCCGGAGCGAGGGCCACCAGCGCCGCGTGCGCCGCGGACGAGTGCACCACCAGCGGCGACAGCAACTGCTCCAGCACGTACCCGTTCCGCTTCAGCAGCAGCCCAGCGAACTTCCGCGCGTCATGCGTCACCAGATCCAGCTCCACCACCCCGTCATCCCGCTCCAGTGACCACGTGCCCGGCCCCTCCCGCAGGCCCAGCACGTCCGCCAGCGGCAGCATATGCACGCCCCGCAGGTCCCAGTCGCTGTCCGCACTCGGAAAGCCGTACAGGTGCGCCCCGCTGACCGTCGCGAACACCAGGGGGAACGCATGCTCCCGCACTGCCTGGGTCAACTGAGGAGGAAAGGTGAGTCCAGCGTCCATAAGTCACCTCCAGGGGCGTGCAGCGTGACCTCGTGCGCCTCGCCGAGGTCCGGGAATTCCAGCATACGCAGCTGATCGGCCAGGACCGCGCCCGGCACCACGCGCGCCCGCGCGGCGTTCCGCGACGCGGCGACGCCCGGCGGCGTCCACGCCACCCACAGGCGCGTCAGCGCTCCGTAATCATGCCCCAGCCCGAGCACCTGCGCCCGCTGATCCCGCCGCAGGCTGGTCGCGTCCCACACGACGTGCTCACGCCGCCGCAGGCCCTCGCGCAGCGCCTCGCGGGCCGCCTGCATGACCTGCCCGTTCACCCGCTGATCCTGTGCACTGCGCCCCAGCTGCCCGCGCAGGGCGTCCAGACTGATCACCCGCGCCCCGCTCAGCTGGGCGGCCAGGGTGCTTTTGCCGCTCCCGGACGGGCCGCACAGCACCGTCAGGCGCGCGAAGCCCTGCTGGGCGGCCGCCTGCACGCGCTGCGCCGCCTCGTGCGGCGTGTGGATCACGCCCGCCTCCCAGTCCGCCACGCCGCGCCCCAGCGCCAGGGCCAGCAGGTCGTCCTCCGCGCCGGGCAGCAGGGCACGCAGCTGCTCGCGGAACTCAGTCAGCGGCTCCGGCGCGTCCCAGACCCCCAGTTCACGCGCGGCCAGTTCCAGCAGGTCGGCGGTGTC from Deinococcus sedimenti includes these protein-coding regions:
- a CDS encoding AAA family ATPase, whose product is MTGAAGLLARLEAGEAVSFEAISAGLTPFVPLLARLPDTRQDAQWHAEGSVAAHSALVVRWAHELADGAGLRGERRAALILAAALHDVGKALTTRDVPDEDGVVRVRSPQHARRGRDALSFRLLDTGFPARLVRTVLALVAAHHSLHRALDGNLDRGVPALARRAPLPLLTLLARADARGRVVRGADARVGEDTADLLELAARELGVWDAPEPLTEFREQLRALLPGAEDDLLALALGRGVADWEAGVIHTPHEAAQRVQAAAQQGFARLTVLCGPSGSGKSTLAAQLSGARVISLDALRGQLGRSAQDQRVNGQVMQAAREALREGLRRREHVVWDATSLRRDQRAQVLGLGHDYGALTRLWVAWTPPGVAASRNAARARVVPGAVLADQLRMLEFPDLGEAHEVTLHAPGGDLWTLDSPFLLS